One region of Pseudoalteromonas luteoviolacea genomic DNA includes:
- a CDS encoding winged helix-turn-helix transcriptional regulator, with protein MTKRSDCPISNLLDIVGDKWSLLIIRDLMFFAKHSYSELQNSEEKMATNILSSRLEKLEKQGLIKKLPDEKDKRKKVYQLTEPGIDLMPTLLEMILWSAKHASNLNIPTQLVERAQSDRAALLKDLIANIRQ; from the coding sequence ATGACCAAACGTTCTGACTGCCCTATCTCTAATTTGCTTGATATTGTTGGGGATAAATGGAGTTTACTGATCATCAGAGATCTGATGTTTTTTGCTAAACATTCTTACTCTGAACTACAAAACTCTGAAGAAAAGATGGCTACCAACATTCTATCCAGTCGCTTAGAGAAGTTAGAAAAGCAAGGGCTCATCAAAAAACTACCTGATGAGAAAGATAAGCGAAAAAAGGTATATCAGCTCACAGAGCCTGGCATCGATTTAATGCCGACTCTGTTAGAAATGATACTTTGGAGCGCGAAACACGCTTCAAATCTAAATATACCAACGCAGCTAGTCGAGCGTGCACAAAGCGATCGGGCAGCATTATTAAAAGATCTGATAGCGAATATTAGACAATAG
- a CDS encoding LysR family transcriptional regulator, with amino-acid sequence MDKLRAMELFIATCEAGSFAAASASCNTDPSAVSKAISRLETQLQVTLIQRSTRQLSVTDAGKQYLSTARKLLQELSACEGEIKHLNDSPSGVLKINAAVCYGHLYLRPILAAFCARYPDIKLDLQLNDLHTDVIDNGVDIAIRTGYVKDSRLVAKRLSPMDFFVCASPEYLAKNGTPVLRDNFKVHRWIGFRIKETQQLQPVYLPDEQGEYTLYDLEASHITDDGEMMVAMCEDGVGFAQLPHFLAKAGLESGKLISVYPYFRPPQIENGVFAIYPKRTYLPAKVRVFLSFLTDELEKHKESAYQTWAEQVVCVR; translated from the coding sequence ATGGATAAGCTAAGAGCAATGGAGCTATTTATTGCGACTTGTGAAGCTGGGAGTTTTGCTGCGGCTTCTGCATCCTGTAATACAGACCCATCTGCAGTGAGTAAAGCAATTAGTCGTTTGGAGACTCAGCTTCAAGTGACTTTGATCCAGCGTTCGACCAGGCAGTTGAGTGTCACCGATGCAGGTAAGCAATATTTGTCTACTGCTCGAAAGTTGTTACAGGAACTCTCTGCATGTGAAGGTGAGATTAAACATCTCAATGACTCGCCAAGCGGGGTGTTAAAGATCAATGCCGCAGTGTGTTATGGCCATTTGTATTTACGGCCTATATTGGCTGCGTTTTGTGCGCGTTATCCCGATATTAAACTCGACTTGCAACTTAATGATTTGCACACAGATGTCATTGATAATGGGGTAGATATTGCCATTCGAACTGGGTATGTGAAAGACAGTCGGTTGGTAGCTAAGAGACTCAGCCCGATGGACTTTTTCGTCTGTGCATCACCGGAATATTTAGCGAAAAATGGCACGCCTGTGCTGCGAGATAATTTCAAAGTACATCGGTGGATTGGGTTTCGTATAAAAGAAACCCAGCAACTGCAGCCAGTTTATTTACCTGATGAGCAAGGTGAGTATACACTGTACGACCTTGAAGCTAGTCACATTACGGATGATGGTGAAATGATGGTGGCAATGTGTGAGGATGGGGTAGGGTTTGCGCAACTCCCACACTTTTTAGCAAAAGCAGGCTTAGAGTCAGGTAAGCTTATCTCTGTTTACCCTTACTTTAGGCCACCACAAATAGAAAATGGGGTATTTGCAATTTACCCCAAACGGACCTATTTACCGGCAAAAGTGCGCGTCTTTCTTTCATTCTTAACGGATGAACTTGAAAAGCATAAAGAAAGTGCTTATCAGACATGGGCTGAGCAAGTCGTCTGTGTACGATGA
- a CDS encoding SIMPL domain-containing protein — translation MKPIYFSLIYLCTMSVYANSPLPDNRHVSIQGSATVEAKPDLADISFEVEVMKSTTLAAKQELDKRVNALLEGLNTFDIQDEHVSASSLLTEPHIIYDDEDNPIESGYIATRSIIITLTDIDKLNDFLNFALSVKIDTIEDIKFRSSKSSQYRQKATMRAVRNARNKANMYAEAFGAKLGQIYSIDPSAHGSRYQYGIERIEVTGSQIDSAYLSTGRYLQATITFSVSVNAVFDLEVE, via the coding sequence ATGAAACCCATTTACTTTTCACTTATCTATCTTTGCACTATGTCGGTGTATGCCAACTCTCCTCTGCCCGACAATAGGCATGTAAGTATACAAGGCAGTGCAACAGTTGAAGCAAAGCCCGACTTAGCTGACATCTCTTTTGAAGTTGAAGTCATGAAAAGCACCACTTTGGCGGCAAAACAAGAACTAGATAAACGGGTCAATGCTTTATTAGAAGGGTTAAATACATTTGATATTCAAGATGAACATGTCTCAGCGTCTAGTTTATTGACTGAGCCTCATATTATTTATGATGATGAGGACAACCCAATAGAGTCAGGTTATATCGCCACTCGTTCAATCATTATCACGCTCACAGACATAGATAAACTCAATGATTTTCTCAATTTTGCCTTGAGTGTTAAAATAGACACAATAGAAGACATCAAATTCAGATCATCAAAATCGTCCCAATACCGACAAAAAGCAACCATGCGAGCGGTTCGTAACGCAAGAAATAAAGCAAATATGTATGCTGAGGCTTTTGGCGCGAAACTTGGCCAAATCTATAGCATCGATCCCAGCGCACATGGTTCTAGATACCAATACGGTATTGAGCGCATAGAAGTAACTGGCTCGCAGATTGACAGCGCCTATTTATCCACTGGGCGCTATTTACAAGCAACCATTACATTCTCTGTGTCAGTCAATGCCGTGTTTGATTTAGAAGTAGAGTAA
- a CDS encoding nuclear transport factor 2 family protein, which produces MSTPQINLQALTQSHWQAEELGNAQAVAEFVQLLMNDHNFDEVIARFGNDQYKQHNRTMADGIAGVVKTLKDFVKLAPEFSYDVKRMFVDGEQVIIHSHATLKEKHRGDDTKGMNIIDTWTVRDGRLVEHWDAIQPLDMSMRLYNLFMGGKVNNANGVF; this is translated from the coding sequence ATGAGTACACCACAGATCAATTTACAAGCACTAACTCAATCTCACTGGCAAGCAGAAGAACTGGGTAATGCCCAAGCTGTAGCTGAATTTGTGCAGTTACTGATGAACGATCACAACTTTGACGAAGTAATCGCACGCTTTGGAAATGACCAATACAAGCAGCACAACCGTACCATGGCGGATGGTATCGCTGGTGTGGTAAAAACGCTTAAAGACTTTGTGAAATTAGCGCCTGAATTTAGTTATGACGTCAAACGTATGTTTGTTGATGGTGAACAAGTGATCATTCATTCTCATGCGACATTAAAAGAAAAGCATCGTGGTGATGATACGAAAGGCATGAACATTATAGATACATGGACTGTGCGAGATGGTAGGTTGGTAGAGCACTGGGATGCGATACAGCCATTAGATATGTCAATGCGACTGTATAACTTGTTTATGGGCGGTAAAGTTAACAATGCGAATGGGGTCTTTTAA
- a CDS encoding GNAT family N-acetyltransferase: protein MCTSISLLLAESKELQQVANWYYKQWDSKQLNTSVSDVTTKLSSTEQRVGFVVHFNEQLAGAAEIKFNNGRCWLDGVYVDDGFRGKGLAEVLVNFAKQRAIELGWSFLNLKCEPHLVALYQKYNFEIVETHNDKLIMSCKLTADV from the coding sequence ATGTGTACAAGCATATCGTTATTACTCGCGGAATCTAAAGAGTTGCAACAAGTTGCAAATTGGTATTATAAGCAATGGGATAGTAAGCAATTAAATACCAGCGTGTCAGATGTCACCACAAAACTCTCCAGTACTGAGCAGCGAGTTGGGTTTGTTGTACACTTTAATGAGCAGCTTGCAGGCGCTGCGGAGATTAAATTTAATAATGGACGCTGTTGGTTAGATGGTGTCTATGTGGATGATGGCTTTCGCGGCAAAGGCTTGGCAGAGGTATTGGTCAATTTTGCCAAGCAGAGAGCAATAGAGCTTGGTTGGTCATTTTTAAATTTAAAATGTGAGCCTCACCTCGTAGCCTTATATCAAAAATATAACTTTGAGATTGTTGAGACCCACAACGATAAGTTGATTATGTCCTGCAAATTAACAGCCGATGTCTAG
- a CDS encoding MFS transporter: MRQLNENTPDKQPMLLYFAVAFIAMSGLSYINFLPGLINVLVNGLGYTESQAGQIAALNGYGALFGTALAIFSVKYIHWKPSIISAMSVLLIFELTTPAMISFDTMLVLRFAAGFAGGLAVGVSFSVLAKMHNTNRAFGFLLFIQFIIGALVMYALPLLEATFGSYAVFYVMAAIAIMSIFMAINIPSGRFPTYTQSQQSHTKIGSLSLSMTIMLGIFIFLTAASALYAYVGLIGMRANLNETQVSTYIAFTGLLGLLGAIIPMIQVPLIKRRPLTIISISLCLVAVLILLQPTISITAYIVALALFFFAWPTVQSFLFAAIADISLSGRLSTISSLVSSIAMASGPMLAAFLIKPSDYSLMLTVCASLFALCAVILYMPLKTAPPAKRQSTPTLATQAK, from the coding sequence TTGCGACAACTCAACGAGAATACACCTGACAAACAACCGATGCTGCTATATTTTGCAGTGGCTTTTATTGCGATGTCAGGGCTCTCTTATATTAATTTTCTACCGGGATTAATAAATGTCCTAGTAAATGGCTTAGGATATACAGAAAGCCAAGCAGGCCAAATTGCTGCACTCAATGGGTATGGCGCTTTATTTGGCACTGCGCTGGCCATCTTTAGCGTGAAATATATACATTGGAAACCGTCGATTATCAGTGCCATGTCTGTACTGCTGATTTTTGAGTTGACCACTCCCGCCATGATTAGCTTTGATACCATGTTAGTGCTGAGATTTGCCGCAGGCTTTGCAGGCGGGCTGGCCGTTGGTGTGTCATTTTCTGTACTTGCAAAAATGCATAATACGAATCGGGCTTTTGGCTTTTTGTTATTTATTCAATTTATTATCGGCGCATTGGTCATGTACGCACTGCCCTTGCTAGAAGCTACCTTTGGTTCATATGCTGTATTTTATGTCATGGCAGCAATAGCAATCATGAGTATTTTTATGGCGATAAATATTCCTTCTGGGCGATTTCCAACTTACACACAGTCACAACAAAGCCATACAAAGATAGGCTCCCTTAGCCTATCAATGACGATCATGTTAGGTATCTTTATTTTTTTAACCGCAGCCAGCGCTCTTTATGCTTATGTTGGTTTAATTGGTATGAGAGCGAACCTAAATGAAACGCAAGTGAGTACATATATCGCCTTTACAGGCTTATTAGGTTTGCTCGGCGCTATCATTCCCATGATACAAGTGCCATTGATTAAAAGACGACCACTGACCATAATCAGCATTTCATTATGTCTCGTTGCAGTGCTCATATTACTCCAACCAACCATATCCATAACTGCCTATATTGTCGCACTGGCTTTGTTCTTCTTCGCCTGGCCCACAGTGCAATCCTTTTTATTTGCGGCGATTGCCGATATCAGCCTCAGTGGACGACTATCTACTATAAGTTCACTCGTATCCTCTATTGCGATGGCATCAGGGCCTATGCTAGCCGCATTTTTAATAAAACCAAGTGACTATAGCCTGATGCTCACGGTCTGTGCGTCGTTATTTGCGCTTTGTGCAGTCATTTTATATATGCCGCTCAAAACAGCGCCTCCTGCAAAGAGGCAATCTACTCCCACTCTTGCCACACAAGCTAAGTAA
- a CDS encoding helix-turn-helix transcriptional regulator: MHTEQAGNTAFSASKQVLQSEKVLDCRSRWSQDSDYCISLPEKLGKGVSFGFNYNDDSALQINELNFDQKTKFTADSGKLCGAFFVLEGRVSITTPVTGTVMIPKDHLCLFFIEQAACTFEYSAGENKVMSFTLSHALMSSLIAQYQSANSVSSLIEKHFICFPIKLAIKNMLNQVYDCQLSAKSMKLLVQAKMMELMTELLEYNQTYHNSLATIKETDLKALYQAAKYLETNMQSPPSIVELAKIVGENDYKLKQQFKTVFGRAPFAYLTELRLNRAASLLARTELPVMQVAQEVGYKHAGNFAKNFKLKLGRTPKAYKTWSSSKNT, translated from the coding sequence GTGCATACTGAACAAGCAGGGAATACCGCGTTTTCAGCAAGCAAACAGGTATTGCAATCAGAAAAAGTATTAGACTGTAGGAGTAGGTGGTCACAAGATTCGGATTATTGTATTTCTTTGCCTGAGAAGCTTGGTAAGGGAGTGAGTTTTGGATTTAATTATAATGACGATAGTGCGTTGCAAATCAATGAACTGAACTTTGACCAAAAGACAAAATTCACGGCTGATAGTGGTAAACTCTGTGGCGCATTTTTTGTTTTAGAGGGGCGAGTGAGCATTACAACCCCTGTCACAGGCACTGTAATGATCCCAAAAGATCATCTGTGTTTATTTTTTATTGAGCAAGCGGCTTGTACATTTGAATATAGTGCAGGCGAAAATAAAGTGATGAGCTTCACTTTGAGTCACGCGCTGATGTCATCGTTGATAGCACAATATCAATCAGCGAACTCTGTATCATCTTTAATCGAAAAACACTTCATTTGTTTTCCAATTAAATTGGCAATAAAAAATATGCTAAATCAAGTTTATGATTGCCAATTATCTGCTAAAAGCATGAAACTATTAGTGCAGGCCAAAATGATGGAACTGATGACTGAATTACTTGAGTACAATCAAACCTATCACAATAGTCTGGCCACCATTAAAGAAACTGACTTAAAAGCGCTTTATCAAGCTGCAAAATACTTGGAAACCAATATGCAGTCTCCTCCGAGTATTGTGGAGCTGGCTAAAATCGTGGGTGAGAATGACTATAAGCTTAAGCAGCAATTTAAAACGGTGTTTGGCCGCGCGCCATTTGCGTATTTGACAGAGCTGCGCCTTAATCGTGCCGCTAGCTTATTGGCGCGCACTGAACTTCCTGTTATGCAAGTTGCTCAAGAGGTTGGCTATAAGCACGCAGGGAATTTTGCGAAAAACTTTAAATTAAAGTTAGGACGCACACCAAAGGCTTACAAAACTTGGAGTAGCTCAAAAAATACATGA
- a CDS encoding Kelch repeat-containing protein has translation MNEKYYSFLLASICLVILQACSVNATQGAASEPKNIHWQPQTKLPTPLQEVYPAVFDEKIYVAGAFEQSAHEHAVLAHLAASKSTYVYHEQSKKWTRGPVLPESRHHLGLIASDNVLYAIGGFNATSQNAWQVKRTVFTLQKGRGTWGVGPHLPIPMGESVYGVINGYVHVAGGRTLINGKLSDTNAHWVLKAGRWQQAAPLPIASNSATSVVINDQWYVMGGRVNALDFKNLDNLWRYDVKQDSWERLANMPQASAGLASAVFNGQIYVFGGEEYTYTMNIQGEREMKTRTFDGIWRYDPDSNLWHTEPSKMTSTRHGLGAVSTNNHIYLLGGAKQAGATGTSATFERMSLQ, from the coding sequence ATGAACGAAAAGTACTATTCATTTTTACTCGCATCTATTTGCTTGGTTATACTGCAAGCTTGTTCGGTGAATGCAACGCAAGGCGCAGCTTCTGAGCCAAAAAATATCCATTGGCAACCGCAGACAAAGTTACCCACACCACTTCAAGAAGTATACCCAGCTGTTTTTGATGAAAAAATATATGTGGCTGGCGCTTTTGAACAAAGCGCGCATGAGCACGCAGTACTTGCTCATTTGGCGGCCTCAAAGAGTACCTATGTGTATCATGAGCAGTCGAAAAAGTGGACGCGTGGTCCTGTATTACCGGAATCTCGACACCATTTAGGGCTGATAGCCAGCGACAATGTGCTCTATGCAATAGGCGGGTTTAATGCAACATCACAGAATGCATGGCAAGTAAAGCGAACTGTTTTTACATTGCAAAAAGGCCGTGGTACATGGGGAGTTGGCCCACATTTACCGATACCTATGGGGGAATCTGTTTATGGTGTGATCAATGGCTATGTGCATGTTGCTGGTGGTCGCACTTTGATAAACGGTAAATTGAGTGACACAAATGCGCATTGGGTACTCAAAGCAGGCCGGTGGCAGCAAGCTGCACCTTTACCGATAGCAAGTAATTCAGCGACATCAGTGGTGATTAACGATCAATGGTATGTGATGGGTGGCCGTGTTAATGCACTCGATTTTAAAAATCTCGATAATTTATGGCGATATGACGTCAAGCAAGATAGCTGGGAGCGCCTTGCAAACATGCCTCAGGCCAGTGCAGGGCTCGCTAGTGCAGTTTTTAATGGCCAAATCTATGTATTTGGTGGTGAAGAGTATACATACACCATGAACATTCAGGGAGAACGAGAAATGAAAACACGTACCTTTGATGGTATTTGGCGTTACGATCCGGATTCCAACCTCTGGCACACTGAACCTTCTAAAATGACATCGACGCGTCATGGGCTTGGTGCGGTAAGTACAAATAATCATATCTACTTGCTCGGCGGAGCAAAACAAGCGGGGGCAACGGGCACCTCCGCCACATTTGAGCGCATGTCGTTACAATAG
- a CDS encoding serine hydrolase domain-containing protein encodes MMNNFTPVNNNDDSKTPEIKGTVLKRFKPLKNAFVHNFTQHHETGAEICVYHNGQLVVNLYSNNALTSPWQANHRVSVMSCSKAMLAICIHKLAANRQIELDAPICRYWPWFAKHNKAHITIAAVLNHSAGLPCHSTGKPHDIFDWQASISNLESAKPIFPAGQKLVYHALTYAHILGEVLRRVDGRMPSTYFEQEIAQPFDIDCALTRQANHPHRDIKPSPAFSRFGLTLMSRWLPYIPFWKNQYFRTCSEHYHPNSLAWHNSEIPAVTGHASALGLAKMYAF; translated from the coding sequence ATGATGAACAACTTTACTCCAGTTAATAACAATGACGACAGCAAAACACCAGAAATTAAAGGTACGGTTTTAAAGCGATTTAAGCCGCTCAAAAATGCTTTTGTACATAACTTCACACAACATCACGAAACTGGCGCTGAGATCTGTGTTTATCACAACGGACAATTAGTGGTTAACTTATATAGCAACAACGCACTCACTTCACCTTGGCAAGCAAATCACAGAGTCAGTGTAATGTCTTGCTCAAAAGCAATGCTGGCTATCTGTATCCACAAATTAGCTGCCAATCGGCAAATCGAGTTAGATGCCCCAATTTGTCGTTACTGGCCCTGGTTTGCAAAACACAACAAAGCACATATCACCATTGCTGCTGTGCTCAACCACAGCGCAGGACTACCTTGCCACTCAACGGGAAAACCCCATGATATCTTTGATTGGCAAGCATCGATTAGCAACCTGGAATCAGCCAAGCCTATTTTTCCCGCAGGACAAAAGCTCGTATATCATGCCCTTACTTACGCTCATATTTTAGGTGAAGTATTACGCCGTGTGGACGGTCGTATGCCAAGCACTTACTTTGAGCAGGAAATTGCACAGCCATTTGATATTGATTGCGCACTAACAAGACAGGCAAACCATCCGCATCGAGATATAAAACCAAGCCCAGCCTTTTCTCGTTTTGGACTAACATTGATGTCTCGCTGGCTGCCTTATATTCCTTTTTGGAAAAACCAGTATTTTAGAACCTGTAGCGAACACTATCACCCAAATTCATTGGCTTGGCACAACAGTGAGATTCCTGCGGTGACTGGTCATGCATCAGCTTTGGGGCTTGCAAAAATGTATGCTTTTTAG